One window of Acanthochromis polyacanthus isolate Apoly-LR-REF ecotype Palm Island chromosome 19, KAUST_Apoly_ChrSc, whole genome shotgun sequence genomic DNA carries:
- the LOC110970694 gene encoding bone morphogenetic protein 2-like, giving the protein MTAAALRLCVLLALQLRCVTPLVIPQHRGTAGKQNGLDVTNTASQKLNTLFSLKNLPRGPATAPRKKAPQFMLDLFIAVSVSDGTLKSQKEILEGNIVRSFEDKGHAGERFHFFNLSSFGREERMIKVEFRWFRKKQKFYLGKSHGPHFYKVDLYEVLDSRVKPWRGNLITSRLVPMYTQGWEVFNVTQMVSRWIRNSQESNGILVVTTLPSGNWMDSVVPSSKKNAELSDTNAYLVIFSHDGRTAASNQSYLAQPAAAVPDPHHIRSRRRRASSGFVAQGGSLSCQRVPLFVDFDEIGWSGWIISPRGYNAYHCKGSCPFPLGGGLSATNHATVRSIMHALKLSSNEVGAPCCVPDRLQSISLLYFDDQENVVLKQYDDMVALSCGCH; this is encoded by the exons atgacagcagcagctctacgCCTCTGCGTCCTTCTCGCTCTCCAGTTGAGATGCGTCACCCCGCTGGTGATCCCGCAGCACAGAGGGACGGCAGGGAAGCAGAACGGGTTGGATGTCACAAATACAGCGAGTCAGAAGCTGAACACGTTGTTCAGTCTGAAAAATTTACCCCGTGGACCAGCGACGGCTCCTCGGAAGAAAGCACCTCAGTTTATGCTGGATCTTTTTATCGCAGTGTCAGTTTCCGATGGGACCCTAAAAAGCCAGAAGGAGATTCTGGAAGGAAACATAGTGCGAAGTTTTGAAGATAAAG GTCATGCTGGAGAGAGGTTTCACTTCTTCAACTTGTCGTCTTTCggcagagaggagaggatgaTCAAAGTGGAGTTCCGCTGGTTcagaaagaaacagaagttTTACCTCGGAAAGTCACACGGCCCACATTTCTATAAG GTGGATCTATATGAGGTGTTGGACAGCAGAGTGAAGCCATGGAGAGGAAACCTCATCACCTCCAGACTGGTGCCCATGTACACACAAGGATGGGAGGTCTTCAATGTCACTCAAATG GTATCTAGGTGGATCCGGAACAGTCAGGAGAGCAACGGCATCCTGGTGGTGACAACGCTTCCATCTGGTAACTGGATGGATTCGGTGGTGCCTTCATCTAAAAAGAATGCAGAGCTGTCAGACACAAACGCCTACTTGGTCATATTCTCACATGATGGGAGGACAGCAGCATCAAACCAGTCATACCTGG CTCAACCTGCTGCAGCAGTACCTGATCCTCACCACATCCGCAGCAGGAGGCGACGTGCATCTTCAGGCTTCGTGGCCCAAGGTGGCTCCCTGTCCTGCCAGCGGGTTCCCCTCTTTGTTGACTTCGACGAGATTGGCTGGTCGGGTTGGATCATCTCTCCGCGCGGATACAACGCCTACCACTGCAAAGGCTCCTGTCCATTCCCTCTTGGCGGAGGCCTCAGTGCCACCAACCACGCCACGGTGCGCTCCATCATGCACGCCCTTAAGCTCTCTAGCAATGAAGTGGGAGCTCCCTGCTGTGTGCCCGACAGACTCCAGTCTATCAGTCTGTTATATTTTGATGATCAGGAGAACGTGGTTTTGAAGCAGTATGACGACATGGTGGCGTTAAGCTGCGGCTGTCATTGA